The following are from one region of the Bacillus methanolicus MGA3 genome:
- a CDS encoding beta-ketoacyl-ACP synthase III, whose amino-acid sequence MNAGIIGIGRSLPEKIVTNFDLEKIMDTSDEWIRTRTGIEERRIADDQTDTSDMAYEAAVKAIENANISAEEIDLILVATVTPDQPFPSVACMLQEKLGAKKAAAMDISAACAGFMYGMVTAKQFIETGTYKYVLVVGAEKLSKVVNWEDRNTAVLFGDGAGAAVMGPVSEGRGILSFELGADGTGGKHLYQDEYVIMNGREVFKFAVRQMGESSINVLEKAGLSKEDVDFLIPHQANIRIMESARQRFELPEEKMSKTVRKYGNTSAASIPISIVEEVEAGKIKDDDLIVMVGFGGGLTWGAIAMRWGL is encoded by the coding sequence ATGAACGCAGGAATAATTGGAATAGGCAGAAGCTTGCCTGAAAAAATAGTAACAAACTTTGATTTGGAAAAGATAATGGATACGTCAGATGAATGGATTCGGACAAGAACAGGAATTGAAGAGCGCAGGATTGCCGATGACCAAACAGATACATCGGATATGGCATACGAAGCAGCTGTAAAAGCAATTGAAAATGCAAACATATCCGCTGAAGAAATCGATCTTATTTTAGTAGCAACAGTAACTCCAGATCAGCCATTTCCATCAGTAGCCTGTATGCTTCAGGAAAAATTGGGGGCAAAAAAGGCTGCTGCCATGGACATCAGTGCTGCGTGTGCAGGCTTTATGTATGGAATGGTAACGGCAAAGCAGTTCATTGAGACCGGGACTTATAAATATGTTCTCGTAGTCGGCGCGGAAAAACTATCGAAAGTTGTTAATTGGGAAGATAGAAATACCGCTGTATTATTTGGAGATGGAGCAGGTGCAGCTGTTATGGGGCCTGTTTCGGAAGGAAGGGGCATTTTATCATTTGAACTGGGGGCTGATGGTACAGGAGGAAAACACCTTTATCAGGATGAATATGTGATTATGAATGGCCGGGAAGTATTTAAATTTGCTGTTAGGCAAATGGGAGAAAGCAGCATAAATGTACTAGAAAAAGCCGGATTATCAAAAGAAGATGTCGACTTCTTGATTCCACATCAAGCAAATATACGAATTATGGAGTCTGCCCGCCAGCGTTTTGAGCTTCCTGAAGAAAAAATGTCAAAAACAGTTCGTAAATATGGGAACACTTCAGCAGCATCGATTCCCATTTCAATCGTTGAAGAAGTTGAAGCTGGCAAAATAAAAGACGATGATCTCATTGTAATGGTAGGTTTTGGCGGCGGCTTGACATGGGGTGCCATTGCAATGCGCTGGGGACTTTAA
- the fabF gene encoding beta-ketoacyl-ACP synthase II, with translation MEKRRVVVTGIGAVTPLGNDVDTTWNNIIAGVSGIDLMTRVNRDEYPAKVAAEVKDFNPETFIDKKDARKMDRFTQYAVAASLMAVEDAGLVINEENANRIGVWIGSGIGGMETFEQQFETFLNRGYRRVSPFFVPMMIPDMATGQVSIILGAKGFNSCTVTACATGTNSIGDAFKVIQRGDADAMITGGTEAPITKMAVAGFCANTALSTNPDPKTASRPFDKNRDGFVMGEGAGIIVLEELEHAKARGAKIYAEIVGYGATGDAYHITAPAPAGEGGARAMKIAIKDAGLRPEEIQYINAHGTSTEYNDKYETLAIKEVFGDHAYKLAISSTKSMTGHLLGAAGGIEAIFTVLALKESILPPTINLETPDPECDLDYVPNEARKQEIDAAISNSFGFGGHNATIVFKKYRD, from the coding sequence ATGGAAAAACGTAGAGTTGTTGTAACTGGAATAGGTGCTGTAACACCTCTCGGCAATGACGTTGATACTACTTGGAACAACATAATTGCAGGCGTCTCGGGAATCGATCTTATGACGAGAGTAAACCGGGATGAATACCCTGCTAAAGTTGCTGCAGAAGTAAAAGATTTTAACCCTGAAACCTTTATTGATAAAAAAGACGCAAGAAAAATGGATCGGTTCACTCAATATGCTGTAGCTGCCTCTTTAATGGCAGTTGAAGATGCAGGGCTTGTTATAAATGAAGAAAATGCAAATCGAATAGGTGTTTGGATCGGATCGGGAATCGGCGGTATGGAAACCTTTGAACAGCAGTTTGAAACGTTTTTAAACCGCGGCTACAGAAGGGTCAGCCCGTTTTTTGTGCCAATGATGATTCCTGATATGGCAACCGGACAAGTATCGATCATCCTCGGGGCAAAAGGATTTAATTCTTGTACGGTAACAGCTTGTGCTACCGGCACAAACTCGATTGGCGATGCATTTAAAGTCATTCAGCGCGGAGATGCAGACGCAATGATCACAGGAGGGACTGAAGCACCGATTACAAAAATGGCGGTTGCAGGCTTCTGTGCTAATACTGCTTTATCAACGAATCCAGATCCAAAAACTGCGAGCCGACCATTCGACAAAAACCGTGATGGTTTTGTTATGGGAGAGGGCGCAGGAATTATTGTTCTTGAAGAACTTGAGCATGCGAAAGCACGTGGAGCAAAGATTTATGCTGAAATAGTTGGCTATGGTGCGACAGGTGATGCTTATCACATTACAGCTCCAGCTCCTGCTGGTGAAGGTGGAGCACGTGCCATGAAAATTGCCATTAAAGACGCGGGTTTAAGACCTGAGGAAATTCAATATATTAACGCGCATGGCACAAGTACCGAATATAACGATAAATATGAAACGCTGGCAATAAAAGAAGTGTTTGGGGATCATGCTTACAAATTGGCGATAAGCTCGACTAAATCAATGACAGGCCATTTATTGGGAGCTGCCGGTGGAATTGAAGCGATCTTTACTGTTTTAGCATTAAAAGAAAGTATATTGCCACCAACGATCAATTTGGAAACACCTGATCCGGAATGTGATCTTGATTATGTTCCAAACGAGGCGCGAAAGCAGGAAATCGACGCAGCTATCAGCAACTCGTTTGGATTTGGCGGCCATAATGCGACCATTGTGTTTAAGAAATACAGGGACTGA
- a CDS encoding DUF2268 domain-containing protein, which produces MGEFSEQNPRSIYEYLQGFGMYRPNPRSRRCFEELKMDDIWKKAEGIFQRYKTKWNGPDIPVYIFPINERRKIFGENSAGKSGVSFKDKMFLFLTPLKKEKELESIIVHEYHHVCRMNRQKKDTENYTLLDSIVLEGLAEHAVLEYCGKEYLGPWCNYYTKNELSFFWKKFLSDHLSVKRNENIHDHLLYGRGRYPKLLGYAFGFYMISQYKSKQKNYSDKISFLLPSEKFIIKNDY; this is translated from the coding sequence TTGGGGGAATTTTCTGAACAGAATCCTCGAAGCATCTATGAGTATTTGCAGGGGTTTGGAATGTACCGTCCGAATCCGCGCAGCCGAAGATGCTTTGAAGAACTGAAAATGGACGATATTTGGAAGAAAGCAGAAGGCATTTTTCAACGATATAAAACAAAATGGAACGGACCAGACATTCCTGTTTATATTTTTCCGATCAATGAAAGGAGAAAGATTTTTGGTGAAAATAGCGCAGGAAAATCTGGAGTTTCATTTAAAGACAAAATGTTTCTCTTCTTAACACCCTTAAAAAAAGAAAAAGAATTAGAATCAATAATTGTTCATGAATATCATCATGTATGCAGAATGAACAGGCAAAAAAAAGATACTGAAAATTATACATTGCTTGATTCGATCGTTCTCGAGGGATTGGCTGAGCATGCTGTTCTGGAATACTGCGGAAAGGAATATTTAGGTCCATGGTGCAATTACTATACAAAAAATGAGCTTTCTTTTTTTTGGAAAAAATTTTTGTCTGATCATCTTTCTGTGAAACGAAACGAAAACATACATGACCATTTATTATATGGTCGTGGAAGGTACCCAAAGCTACTTGGGTATGCGTTTGGATTTTATATGATCTCGCAATATAAAAGCAAACAGAAAAATTATTCAGATAAAATTTCTTTTCTTTTGCCTTCGGAAAAATTCATAATTAAAAATGACTATTAA
- a CDS encoding YjbA family protein — MLYLHDVWVNWFEGEENGYNVCQFYEWRKDDRIELLDQVPLLKIDAILFNYIENDLSELPQQLLNDIFQKAFLRKNHERIQLDYCCVVSDGTGIMAIDTIGYNIPIRKSRLIPRQEQLVYEMLENQETLFYSFHDLSSLKNFHILSPEPELMRGLTRKERQLKQLLFMALDQLKSSQNVAEVRYWYTEWCPEKYLEIQQLQFDDVWKMLFEATKIGWSNKHEQFCENIIKGQPFFEKLWEMEHGPKVN; from the coding sequence ATGTTGTATCTTCATGATGTTTGGGTGAACTGGTTTGAAGGGGAAGAGAACGGATATAATGTCTGCCAATTTTATGAATGGCGAAAAGATGACAGAATAGAATTATTAGACCAAGTACCGCTTCTAAAAATTGATGCCATCTTATTTAATTATATTGAGAACGATCTCTCAGAATTGCCTCAACAGCTTTTGAATGATATCTTCCAAAAAGCGTTTTTACGGAAAAACCACGAAAGAATCCAACTTGATTATTGTTGTGTAGTATCAGATGGGACAGGCATTATGGCCATTGACACAATTGGTTATAATATCCCAATCCGAAAAAGCAGGTTAATTCCAAGACAAGAACAGCTTGTATATGAAATGCTTGAAAACCAAGAAACCCTCTTTTATAGTTTTCATGACCTATCATCATTGAAAAATTTCCATATTTTGTCGCCTGAACCTGAATTAATGAGAGGATTGACGAGGAAAGAAAGACAATTAAAACAATTGTTGTTTATGGCGCTTGATCAATTGAAATCTTCACAAAATGTCGCGGAAGTCCGCTACTGGTATACTGAATGGTGTCCTGAAAAGTACCTAGAAATTCAACAATTGCAATTCGATGATGTTTGGAAGATGCTATTTGAGGCAACAAAAATTGGATGGTCAAACAAGCATGAACAATTTTGTGAAAATATCATAAAAGGCCAACCGTTTTTTGAGAAGTTGTGGGAAATGGAACATGGTCCAAAAGTAAATTAA
- the trpS gene encoding tryptophan--tRNA ligase, with product MKTIFSGIQPSGTITIGNYIGAMKQFVELQHEYNCYFCIVDQHAITVPQDRLELRKNIRSLAALYLAVGIDPNKATLFIQSEVPAHAQAGWMLQCISYIGELERMTQFKDKSAGKEAVSAGLLTYPPLMAADILLYNTDLVPVGEDQKQHLELTRDLAERFNKKYNNIFTIPEVRIPKVGARIMSLQDPTKKMSKSDPNQKAFITLLDDPKQIEKKIKSAVTDSEGIIKFDKDNKPGISNLLTIYSILTNKPIAEIEEKYEGKGYGEFKADLAQVVINTLTPIQQKYYELMESSELDEILDQGAEKANYVANKMLKKMENAMGLGRKRK from the coding sequence ATGAAAACGATTTTTTCAGGTATTCAGCCGAGCGGCACGATCACAATTGGCAACTACATAGGCGCTATGAAGCAATTCGTTGAACTGCAGCATGAATACAATTGTTATTTTTGCATTGTGGATCAGCATGCAATAACCGTTCCGCAAGACAGGCTCGAATTAAGAAAAAATATTAGAAGTCTGGCAGCTCTTTATTTAGCTGTTGGAATTGATCCTAATAAAGCAACTTTATTTATTCAATCGGAAGTGCCAGCACATGCCCAGGCCGGATGGATGCTGCAATGTATCTCCTATATCGGTGAATTAGAGCGAATGACCCAATTTAAAGATAAATCAGCAGGGAAAGAAGCGGTTTCTGCAGGATTATTAACTTATCCGCCTTTAATGGCAGCGGATATTTTACTATACAATACAGATTTAGTTCCGGTTGGAGAAGACCAAAAACAGCATTTGGAACTTACACGCGATTTAGCTGAAAGATTCAACAAAAAATACAATAACATTTTTACGATTCCTGAAGTGCGAATACCGAAAGTAGGAGCACGGATTATGTCTCTCCAAGATCCTACTAAAAAAATGAGCAAATCCGACCCGAATCAAAAAGCTTTTATCACTCTCTTAGATGACCCTAAACAAATCGAAAAGAAAATAAAAAGCGCCGTGACCGATTCAGAAGGAATCATCAAATTTGACAAAGACAATAAGCCTGGAATTTCCAATCTGCTTACCATTTATTCGATTTTAACCAATAAGCCGATTGCGGAAATTGAAGAGAAATATGAGGGAAAAGGATATGGAGAATTCAAAGCTGACCTTGCACAAGTAGTTATAAATACATTAACACCTATCCAGCAAAAATATTATGAATTGATGGAATCAAGCGAGCTAGATGAAATTTTAGATCAAGGTGCAGAAAAAGCGAATTATGTTGCAAATAAAATGCTTAAAAAAATGGAAAATGCCATGGGTCTAGGAAGAAAAAGGAAATAA
- a CDS encoding peptide ABC transporter substrate-binding protein, giving the protein MKKRLSIFFSMLLVLSMFLAACGGKNNADSDKGGDGGKKSDVPQELRVNIKTEPFSLNPGLANDSVSANVLYQTFEGLTRIDKNGEPQPAMAEKITKSDDLTKYTFKIRKDAKWTNGDPVTAQDFVYAWKWALDPKNKSQYAYQLYYIKGAQAANEGKGSLDDVGVKAIDDKTLEVTLENPTPYFLELTAFYTYFPVNSKIAQKNPKWYTDAGANYTSNGPFKMVQWSHSDKIVLEKNENYWDADAVKLKKVEMYMINDPNTELSMFDNGELDWAGKPFGELPTDVLPQLKDEGKLHVKPIAGTYWYKFQTEKPPLNNKNIRKALAYAINRKAIVENISQGGEIPAMAAVPPSMFKENEKGYFKDHDVKKAKEFLAKGLKELGLKDVSQLPTITLSYNTDEGHQKIAQAVQDMWKKDLGINVKLDNSEWNVYIDKLHSGDYMIGRMGWLGDFNDPINFLELYRDKNGGNNDTRWENPQFKKLLIDSQKESDPEKRTQMLKDAEKIFIEDMPVAPIYFYTNTWLQKDNLKGAVVSGLGDVQLKWAYLE; this is encoded by the coding sequence GTGAAAAAAAGATTATCAATCTTTTTTAGCATGTTGCTTGTTTTAAGCATGTTTCTTGCTGCATGTGGAGGCAAAAACAATGCTGACAGTGACAAAGGAGGAGACGGCGGAAAAAAATCGGACGTGCCGCAAGAATTACGTGTAAACATTAAAACTGAGCCGTTCTCATTAAATCCAGGATTGGCAAATGATTCAGTTTCCGCCAACGTATTATATCAAACTTTTGAAGGTCTGACTCGCATAGACAAAAATGGCGAGCCTCAGCCTGCTATGGCAGAAAAAATTACTAAGTCCGATGATTTAACAAAGTACACATTTAAAATTCGCAAAGATGCAAAATGGACAAACGGAGACCCTGTAACTGCCCAAGACTTTGTATATGCTTGGAAGTGGGCTCTTGATCCTAAAAACAAATCTCAATATGCCTACCAGCTTTATTATATTAAAGGTGCACAAGCTGCTAACGAAGGCAAAGGTTCCCTTGACGATGTAGGCGTTAAAGCTATCGATGATAAAACTTTGGAAGTTACGCTTGAAAATCCAACTCCATACTTCCTGGAGTTAACAGCGTTCTATACTTATTTCCCTGTAAACAGCAAAATTGCTCAAAAAAATCCAAAATGGTATACCGATGCAGGTGCAAATTATACTTCTAACGGACCTTTCAAAATGGTTCAATGGTCGCACAGTGACAAAATCGTTCTTGAAAAGAACGAAAATTACTGGGATGCAGATGCTGTAAAACTTAAAAAAGTTGAAATGTATATGATCAACGATCCAAACACTGAGCTTTCTATGTTTGATAACGGGGAATTGGATTGGGCAGGTAAGCCATTTGGAGAACTTCCAACTGACGTTCTTCCGCAATTGAAGGATGAAGGTAAACTTCATGTTAAGCCAATTGCAGGTACTTACTGGTATAAGTTCCAAACTGAAAAACCGCCTTTAAACAACAAAAACATTCGTAAAGCGTTAGCTTATGCAATCAACCGTAAGGCTATCGTTGAAAATATCTCTCAAGGCGGAGAGATTCCTGCGATGGCGGCTGTTCCTCCTTCAATGTTTAAAGAAAACGAAAAAGGATATTTCAAGGATCATGATGTTAAAAAAGCAAAAGAGTTCTTGGCTAAAGGTTTAAAAGAACTAGGTTTAAAAGATGTTTCTCAATTGCCGACAATCACTCTTTCTTATAATACAGATGAAGGGCACCAAAAAATTGCACAGGCAGTTCAAGATATGTGGAAAAAAGATCTTGGCATTAACGTAAAACTTGACAATTCTGAGTGGAACGTTTATATAGACAAGCTTCACTCTGGTGATTATATGATCGGCCGTATGGGCTGGCTTGGTGACTTTAACGATCCGATCAACTTCCTTGAACTGTACCGCGATAAAAATGGCGGTAACAACGATACAAGATGGGAAAATCCTCAATTTAAGAAACTCTTAATCGATTCACAAAAAGAAAGCGATCCTGAAAAACGTACGCAAATGCTAAAAGACGCTGAAAAAATCTTTATCGAAGACATGCCTGTTGCGCCAATTTATTTCTACACTAACACTTGGCTGCAAAAAGACAACTTGAAAGGTGCGGTTGTATCTGGTTTGGGAGACGTACAATTAAAGTGGGCATATCTTGAATAA
- a CDS encoding ABC transporter permease, with the protein MAKYIAKRLLYMGISLWLIITVTFFLMRLAPGNPFTSEKKLPPEIEASLNEHYGLNKPWYAQYGDYLKRIVEWDLGPSFKYKARTVNDLINEGFPVSLALGIEAILIAVAFGILLGVIAALKHNKWQDYSAMVIAVAGISVPSFIMATFLQYFLAIKWGIFPVARWESFMHTVLPALALASTPMAFIARLTRSSMLEVLSNDYIRTAKAKGLSQGVITMKHTIRNALLPVVSYLGPLSAGIITGSFVIEKIFGIPGLGSHFVTSITNRDYTVIMGVTVFYSILLLASILLVDIAYGLIDPRIKLAGRKKGE; encoded by the coding sequence TTGGCAAAATACATTGCAAAACGTTTGCTGTATATGGGAATATCCTTATGGTTAATTATTACAGTGACGTTTTTCTTAATGAGATTAGCACCAGGAAACCCTTTTACATCTGAAAAAAAATTGCCTCCTGAAATTGAGGCGAGCCTTAATGAGCATTACGGTCTTAACAAGCCATGGTATGCCCAGTACGGGGATTATCTAAAAAGAATTGTTGAATGGGATTTAGGTCCTTCATTTAAATATAAAGCACGCACCGTTAATGATTTAATTAACGAAGGCTTTCCAGTTTCACTGGCACTGGGAATTGAAGCAATCTTAATTGCAGTTGCATTTGGTATTTTATTAGGAGTCATTGCAGCACTTAAACATAATAAATGGCAAGACTATTCAGCTATGGTTATTGCTGTTGCAGGAATTTCAGTTCCGTCATTTATCATGGCAACGTTCTTGCAATACTTCTTGGCTATTAAGTGGGGTATTTTCCCAGTTGCACGCTGGGAATCATTTATGCATACTGTTTTGCCGGCTTTGGCGCTTGCTTCAACGCCAATGGCGTTTATTGCTCGTTTAACACGTTCAAGCATGCTCGAAGTGTTAAGTAATGACTATATTAGAACTGCAAAAGCAAAAGGTCTAAGCCAGGGTGTTATCACGATGAAACATACGATCCGAAATGCTCTCTTACCTGTTGTTTCCTATTTGGGACCGCTTTCTGCAGGGATCATTACTGGAAGTTTCGTAATAGAAAAGATTTTTGGTATTCCAGGTTTGGGCAGCCACTTTGTCACTAGCATCACCAATCGCGATTACACCGTCATCATGGGTGTAACAGTCTTCTATAGTATTTTACTTTTAGCGTCTATTCTCCTTGTCGACATTGCGTATGGTTTAATTGACCCACGCATCAAATTGGCAGGCAGGAAGAAAGGAGAGTAA
- a CDS encoding ABC transporter permease, with protein MQQISKEKFQIVGPKTSDAEKISKPSLSFWKDVSIRFRKNKLAMFGVVLLILLIIMAIFGPYMTKFDYATNDLTNTNKPPSSEHWFGTDDLGRDIFARTWQGARISIFIGVVAALVDFFIGVLWGGISGYKGGRTDEIMMRIADILYGVPYLLLVIILMVVLGQGLGTMILAMTITGWINMARIVRGQVLSLKNQEYVLAAKTLGASTSRIMIRHLIPNTMGQILVTMTLTIPSAIFVESFLSFLGLGLTPPLASWGTMASEGLPALRYYPWRLFFPATFISLTIFAFNVIGDGLRDALDPRLRK; from the coding sequence ATGCAGCAGATATCAAAAGAAAAGTTTCAAATTGTTGGACCAAAAACATCAGACGCAGAAAAAATCTCAAAACCTAGTCTTTCTTTCTGGAAAGACGTGTCTATCCGTTTTAGAAAAAACAAACTTGCCATGTTTGGTGTTGTACTTTTGATATTACTTATTATCATGGCGATCTTTGGACCATACATGACAAAATTTGATTATGCAACAAACGATCTAACAAATACCAATAAGCCGCCTTCATCTGAGCATTGGTTTGGTACAGATGATCTCGGCCGTGACATTTTTGCTCGGACATGGCAAGGTGCGCGAATTTCCATTTTTATCGGAGTGGTAGCGGCACTTGTTGACTTTTTTATCGGTGTTCTCTGGGGAGGTATTTCCGGTTATAAAGGCGGACGCACTGATGAAATTATGATGCGTATTGCCGATATCTTGTACGGTGTTCCTTACTTGCTCTTAGTTATTATATTAATGGTTGTGTTAGGACAAGGTTTAGGAACAATGATACTTGCCATGACGATAACTGGCTGGATTAATATGGCACGGATCGTACGCGGACAAGTATTGTCATTAAAAAACCAGGAATATGTACTTGCAGCCAAAACGTTAGGAGCAAGCACATCGCGCATTATGATTCGCCACTTAATTCCGAATACAATGGGTCAAATTCTTGTAACAATGACATTGACAATTCCTTCAGCTATCTTTGTTGAATCATTCCTTAGCTTTCTAGGACTTGGTTTAACACCTCCGTTAGCCAGTTGGGGTACGATGGCGTCAGAAGGTCTTCCGGCATTAAGATACTATCCATGGCGTTTATTCTTCCCTGCAACGTTTATTAGCTTAACAATCTTCGCATTTAACGTGATCGGGGATGGACTGCGCGATGCATTAGACCCAAGATTACGCAAATAA